The sequence TCGTCGACCAGCGTGTCGACGACCTCGCCCGTCACGTCCACCAGCTTCGCGTCGCAGGTGGCGGTGGCTTCCTGGATCGAGCCGTTCGGATGCCCGACGCTGTAGACGAAGGCGTCGATGTTGTTGTCGCACAGGGCGGCGGACTGCTCGGCCGGCGCCAGCTCGGAGGCGAGCGCGAAGGTGTCGTTGGTCCAGCCCTTGCGCTCCATCAGGATGTCCATGATGGCGCGCTGGCCCGAGCCCGGGTTGCCGATGTTGACGCGCTTGCCCTCGAGATCGTCGAAAGTCTCGATGCCGGCCTCGGCGCGGGCGAGCACGTTGAACGGCTCGGGATGCAGCGAGAACACGGCGCGCAGGTTCTCCTGCGGCCCCTGCTCGGCGAAGCGGCCCTCGCCGTTGTAGGCTTGGTACTGGACGTCGGACTGGGCGACGCCGAATTCCAGGTCGCCGCCGCGGATGGCGTTGACGTTGTAGACCGAGCCGCCGGTCGACTCGACGGAGCAGCGGATGCCGTGCTCGCGGCGGGTCTGGTTCACGAGGCGGCAGATGGCGCCGCCGGCCGGGTAATAGACGCCGGTCACGCCGCCGGTGCCGATCGAGATGAATTGCTGATCCTGCGCCTGCGCGCCCGCCGACAGCCCGCCGACCGACAGCGCCAGGGCCGCGGCCGCGAGAGCGGTCTTCGACATAATTCTTCCGTGCATTACCGTGTCTCCGTCTGTTCGACTGGCTACACGCCCGCGTGGTTGGGCGTTTTGGTGATGTTCCACGCGGACGCGAGTCTTAGACCATGCCCGCACGCGATGCCAACATCGGCTCGCGCCCTTTCTGGAAACGGCGCGGTTCACGGCCGGATCCGCAGCGAGATCAGGCGTCGTCGCACGCGAGGCTGCGCGCTCGGCCCGCTTCCTCTGCGGCGCTCAGGCGCTACAGTATGCACGAAAGCACCGAGGACGGGAGGAGAACGCGATGGCGGGACGTCTGGAGGGCAAGATCGCCCTGGTGACCGCGGCGGGACAGGGCATCGGGCGGGCCATCGCCGAGGCCTGCGCCCGCGAGGGCGCGGTGGTGATCGCGACGACCCTGGAGCCCGAGCAGCTCGAGGGCCTCGACGCGGCGCGCCGGGCGAAGCTCGACGCGCGCGACACGCAGGCCGTGAACGCGCTCGCCGCCGAGATCGCCCGCGATTACGGCGGGGTCGACGTCTTGGCCAACTGCGCCGGGTTCGTCGCCCATGGTACGGTGCTCGACTGCGACGAGCGCGAGTGGGACTTCTCCTTCGACCTGAACGTCAAGTCGATGCACCGCACGATCAAGGCCTTCCTGCCCGGCATGCTGGAGCGCGGCGGCGGCTCGATCGTCAACATCTCGTCGGGCGCCTCCTCGCTCAAGGCCGCGCCGAATCGCTACGTCTACGGCGCCACCAAGGCCGCCGTGATCGGCCTGACCAAGGCGGTGGCGATCGACTTCATCAAGCAGGGCGTGCGCTGCAACGCCATCTGCCCGGGCACGATCCAGTCTCCCTCCCTCGACGACCGCATCGCCGCCCAGGCGCGCGGCGGCCAGGACGAGGCCGCGGTGCGCGCCGCCTTCGTGGCGCGCCAGCCCATGGGCCGGCTCGGCACGGTGGAGGAGATCGCCGCCGCGGCCGTCTACCTCGCCGCCGACGAGAGCGCCTTCACCACCGGCACGACGCTGGTGGTCGACGGCGGCTGGACGCTCTGACCCCTCCCGACACGGATCGAAAAGCCATGCACGTTCTCGTCACCGGCGCCGCCGGCATGATCGGCGCGAAGCTCGTGCGCCGCCTCGTCGCCGAGGGTCGCCTCGGCGGGTGCGCGATCGCCCGCGCCACGCTCCACGACGTCGTCGCGCCGGCGGCGCCGGAGGGCGCGCCCTTCGCCGTCGAGACGCTCGCCGCCGACATCGGCGATCCCGCCACCGCGACGCGCCTCGTCGAGGGGCGTCCGGACGTGATCGTCCACCTCGCCGCCATCGTCTCCGGCGAGGCCGAGGCCGATTTCGACAAGGGCTACCGCATCAATCTCGACGGCACGCGCGCGCTCTTCGACGCCATCCGGTCGGCCGGCGAGGACTACCGCCCCCGCGTCGTCTTCGCCTCCTCGATCGCCGTCTTCGGCGCGCCGCTGCCCGAGCCGATCCCGGACGAGCATTTCCTCACCCCGTTGACCAGCTACGGCACGCAGAAGGCGATGGGCGAGATGCTGCTCGCCGACTACACCCGCCGCGGTATCCTCGACGGCGTCGGCATCCGCCTCCCGACGATCTGCGTGCGGCCGGGCCGGCCCAACAAGGCGGCCTCGGGCTTCTTCTCGGGCATCATCCGCGAGCCGCTCGCGGGCGAGGAGGGCGTGCTCCCCGTCTCGGAGGACGTGCGCCACTGGCACGCCTCGCCGCGCTCGGCGGTAGGGTTCCTGCTCCATGCGGCGACGATCGACGGCGAGGCCATCGGCCCGCGCCGGAACCTCACCATGCCGGGCGTCTCTGTGACGGTGGGCGAGCAGCTCGCCGCCCTGGAGCGCGTCGCCGGTCCCGCCGTGGCGAAGCGCATCCGCCGGGAGCCGGACGAGACCATCGCGCGCATCGTCGCCGGCTGGCCGCGCAGCTTCGACGCCCGCCGCGCGGAGGCGCTCGGCTTCACGGCGGAGCGCTCGTTCGACGAGATCATCCGCGTTCACATCGAGGACGAGCTCGGCGGCCGCATCCCGGGGTGACGCCGGCGGCGGGGTCGGCTAGAGTGATCTCGTAGACGAGCCCATCACGCGCGAAGCTGTCATCCCGGACGGCGAAGCCGATCCGGGACCCATACGCTCGACGTCGGCTCGAGCGCGCATGCCGCGCTCGTCGCGCCACGTGTCGGCCGATATAGCGGCGAAACGCAGCCTGAAGGCTGCGACACGATCGTTGGCGTGAATGGGTCCCGGGTCGCCGTTCGGCGCCCGGGATGACGCTGAACGCCGTCCCCGATACCAACTGCTCTGAGGCGGCCCCGATCCGAGCCGTCTCGAAGGACCCCTGTCACCGTGGCCGACACCCATCCTCCGGCGGGCCTCGGCGCCCGCCGCCTCGCTCTCGCCGTCGTCGAGGAGACCCTGCGCGTGCGCCGGGCGCTCGACGACGTCCTCGCGGCGCGGGCGCCCGCGGCGGCGCTCGACGCGCGCGATCTGGGGCTTTCCCGCGCCATCGCGGTCACCGGCCTGCGCCGGCTCGGGACGATCCGGCGCGCCCTCGCCGAGCGCCTGGAGAAGCCGATGCGCGATCCCCGCGTCGAGGCGCTCCTCGTGGTCGGCGCGGCGCAGATCCTGTTTCTCGACGTGCCCGACCACGCGGCGGTCGGCACCGCCGTCGATCTCGCCCGCGAGGACCCGCGCCTCGCCCGCGCCGGCGGCCTGGTCAACGCCGTCCTGCGCCGGATCGCCCGCGAGCGCGAGGCGATCCTCGCCGAGGCGGACGCCGACCCGTTCCGCGACACGCCGGACTGGCTCGCCGCGCGCTGGACGGCCGCCTACGGCGAGGCGCGCGCCGCCGCGATCGCCCGCGCCAATCGCGGCGAGGCGGCGCTCGACCTGACCGTGAAGGCCGACCCGGAGGGCTGGGCGGAGCGGCTCGGCGCGCGGCTCCTGCCGACGGGCACGCTGCGGATCGCGGCCCGCACGCCCGTGCCGGAGCTTCCCGGCTACGACGAGGGCGCCTGGTGGGTGCAGGACGCCGCCGCGGCGCTGCCCGCGCGGCTCCTCGCACCGCGGCCCGGCGAGCGGATCGCCGATCTCTGCGCCGCGCCCGGCGGCAAGACCGCCCAGCTCGCGACCGCCGGCGCGTCGGTCCTCGCCGTCGACCGCTCCGACAAGCGCCTCGCGCGGCTCTCCGAGAACCTCGCCCGCCTCGGGCTCGCGGCCGAGACCCGCGCCGTCGACGCGCTGGCGCTCGACGAGGCCGAGCTCTTCGACGCCGTCCTGCTCGACGCGCCCTGCTCCTCCACCGGGACCCTGCGCCGGCACCCGGACGTCGCCTGGACCAAGACCGCCGAGGACATCGTCAGGCTCGCCGACCTGCAGCAGCGCCTGATCGACAAGGCCGCGCGGCTGACGAAGCCGGGCGGGCGGCTCGTCTACTGCACCTGCTCGCTGGAGCCCGAGGAGGGCGAGGCGCAGGCGGCGGCCTTCCTCACGCGCCATCCGGGTTTCGTGCGCGATCCCCTCCGCCCCGACGAGATCGGCGGCGCGGCGGATCTGATCGACCCCCAGGGCGACCTGCGCGCCCTGCCGCATCTGGGCCTCGCCCCGGACGCGCCGGGCGTCGACGGATTTTTCGCCGCCCGCTTCGTCCGGCGCGCGTGAGGCTCACGATCGGGAATGCCGGCCCTTCGATGTCATCCCGGGCGCCGAACGGCGACCCGGGACCCAGAGACACAGGAGCCTGTTTCGCGGCCTTCAGGCCGCGTCGCGCGACCTGAACCGGAGCGTGACGCGACGAGCGCGGCACGCGCGCTCGAAGCCGATGTCGCGGGTACGGGTCCCGGATCGGCTTCGCCGTCCGGGATGACGGACCCTCGCGCCGGACGAGCTTTCAATCCCGCGTCTTCAGGAAGCGCGCCACCTCCTCGGTGAGGCGCTTGGCCGTCGCGTCGAGGTCGCCGGCCACGCGGCGGACGTCGTCGGCCGCGCCGCCGGTGTCGCGGGCGGCGTCGTTGACGCCGCTCATGTGGTCGTTGATCTCCCGCACGGCGGCGGATTGCTCCTCGACCGCCGCGGCGATCTGGGAGGAGATCGAGGACAGGGAGCCGATCTCGGAGACGATGGTCTTGATGGCCTCCACCGTGTCCCCGGTCATGCCCTGGATCTTCTCGATCCGCATCCGGATCTCGCTCGTCGCCTTGGCGGTCTGGGTGGCGAGCTGCTTCACCTCGGCGGCGACGACGGCGAAGCCGCGCCCGGCCGCGCCGGCGCGGGCGGCCTCGATGGTGGCGTTGAGGGCGAGCAGGTTCGTCTGCGCGGCGATGCTCTCGATGGTCTCGGTGATCGAGCCGATGTCGGCGGCCTCGTGGGCGAGGGTCTGGACGACGCCGTCGGCATCGCCGGCGCGGGTGCGCGTGGCGCTCGCCATGCCGGAGGCCGAGGTCACCTGCGTCGCGATCTCGGCGATGGAGGCGGCCATCTCCTCGGTGGCGGCGCTCACCGAGGCCGCCATGGACTGCGCCCGCTCCGCGGTATTCGCCATGGACTCCGCCGAGCGTCCCGTATCCTCGGACGTGCGCGCCATGGCCGAGACCGCCTCCTCCACGCTGGCGGCGAGGCGGACGTTGTCGGTGATCACCGACCAGGTCACCATCGGCCCGAGATAGGCGCCGGCCGCGTCGCGGATGGCGGAGATCTTCAGGTTGAGCGTCTCGGGCCCGACCTTGATGTTCGAGCTCATCGGCATCGTGCTCTCGGGCTCGGAGAGCATGCGGTGCTGATGCGTCGGGCGCTTGTGGAAGACGTCGATGGAGGAGCCGAGCACCGTGTCGGCCTCGATCGGCAGATGCGCCTCGATCCGCTTCAGCGTCGCGAGGCTCGCCTTGTTGAGATAGTCGATGACGTAGGTCTGCGGGTCGCAGGTCATCACGTTGATCGGCATGTCGTCGATCATGGTCAGCAGCCGCTGTGTCTGGCGCTCGCGCTCCACCGCCTCCGTGACCACGTTCCAGGTCAGCACGGCCCAGCGATAGCGCCCGCGCGCGTCGTGGAGCGCGGTGATCTCGAGAGCGAGGTGCTCGGCGCCGAGCTCGATTCTGGCCGTGTGCGGCAGGTTCTTCGGGTCCGCCAGCATGCGCCGCTGGCGCTCGGGCGCCTTGTGGAAGACGTCGAGCGAGGCGCCGACGATCCGCTGTGGGTCGACCGGCAGCGCGTGCCGGATCGTCTCCAGCAGCGCCACCGAGCGCGGGTTGGCGTAGACGATGTCGAAGCTCGCGATCTCGCAGAGCATGACGGCGCTCGGCAGGGCGTCGGCCATGCGGCGGAAATCGACGTCGGCGGCATTGGCTTGGCGGGGCTTCAGCGCGGCGAGCATGGGCGTGCTCCGGAAGGGCTCTGGGGCGACCGCGGGGGATCGGCCGAGAACCACGCTACGCCGATGCGCTTAACGGCAGGGCCGGCGAAACGGTCTCGGCCGCGCGAGCAGGCGCGCCGAGCGGTAAACGCGCGTTAACCGATCGTCGCTGGTGAGCTCGTCGTGCCTCAGCGGCTCGCGTCGTCGTCCGGCAGGAGGTCCGGCCGGCGGGCGCGGGTGAGGGCGCGCGCCCGCTCGCGGCGCCAGCGCGCGATGGCGGCGTGGTTGCCCGACAGCAGCACGTCCGGGATCGTGCGCCCCTCCCAGTCCCGCGGGCGGGTGTAGTGCGGATATTCGAGGAGCCCGCCCTCGAAGCTCTCCTCCTCGCCCGACGCGTGCGCGCCCATCACGCCGGGGAGGAGGCGCACGACCGCGTCGAGCAGGACCATGGCGGCGATCTCGCCGCCGGAGAGCACGTAGTCGCCGATCGAGACCTCGATCAGGCCGCGGCCCTCGATCACCCGCTCGTCGACGCCCTCGAAGCGCCCGCAGACGATCAGCGCGCCGGGGCCGGCGACGAGCTCGCGCACGAAGTCCTGCCGCAGCGGCCGGCCGCGCGGGCTCATCAGCAGCCGCGGGCGCGGGTCGTCGGGGGGCGCGGCGGCGTCGAGCGCCTCGGCGAGGACGTCGGCGCGGATCACCATGCCCGGGCCGCCGCCGGCGGGCGTGTCGTCCACCGACCGATGCCGGCCGCGGCCGAAATCGCGGATGTTGCGGGCCTCGAGCGTCCAGGCGCCGCGCGCCAGCGCCTCGCCGGACAGGGAGAGCCCGAGCGGGCCCGGGAACATCTCGGGATAGAGGGTCAGCACGCTCGCGCGCCAGGGCGCCGCATCCGGCGCGGCGGCTCTCTCGCCGGGCGCGCTCACCCGCCGGCTCCGTCCGCGTCGGCGTCGCTCCCGGCCGCGGCCTTCTCCTCCTCCCGCGCCTCATCGGGCTTCGGCGGGGCGAGGAAGTCCTCCGGCGGCGCGATCACGACGTGGCCGGCGGCGACGTC comes from Salinarimonas sp. and encodes:
- a CDS encoding TAXI family TRAP transporter solute-binding subunit yields the protein MSKTALAAAALALSVGGLSAGAQAQDQQFISIGTGGVTGVYYPAGGAICRLVNQTRREHGIRCSVESTGGSVYNVNAIRGGDLEFGVAQSDVQYQAYNGEGRFAEQGPQENLRAVFSLHPEPFNVLARAEAGIETFDDLEGKRVNIGNPGSGQRAIMDILMERKGWTNDTFALASELAPAEQSAALCDNNIDAFVYSVGHPNGSIQEATATCDAKLVDVTGEVVDTLVDEFPYYFTAEVPGGLYPGNEEPTSTFGVGATLVTSADVSEEAVYTLAKSVFENFDNFTGLHPALANLQPEIMISSGLSAPLHPGAERYYRERGWLQ
- a CDS encoding SDR family oxidoreductase, whose product is MAGRLEGKIALVTAAGQGIGRAIAEACAREGAVVIATTLEPEQLEGLDAARRAKLDARDTQAVNALAAEIARDYGGVDVLANCAGFVAHGTVLDCDEREWDFSFDLNVKSMHRTIKAFLPGMLERGGGSIVNISSGASSLKAAPNRYVYGATKAAVIGLTKAVAIDFIKQGVRCNAICPGTIQSPSLDDRIAAQARGGQDEAAVRAAFVARQPMGRLGTVEEIAAAAVYLAADESAFTTGTTLVVDGGWTL
- the denD gene encoding D-erythronate dehydrogenase yields the protein MHVLVTGAAGMIGAKLVRRLVAEGRLGGCAIARATLHDVVAPAAPEGAPFAVETLAADIGDPATATRLVEGRPDVIVHLAAIVSGEAEADFDKGYRINLDGTRALFDAIRSAGEDYRPRVVFASSIAVFGAPLPEPIPDEHFLTPLTSYGTQKAMGEMLLADYTRRGILDGVGIRLPTICVRPGRPNKAASGFFSGIIREPLAGEEGVLPVSEDVRHWHASPRSAVGFLLHAATIDGEAIGPRRNLTMPGVSVTVGEQLAALERVAGPAVAKRIRREPDETIARIVAGWPRSFDARRAEALGFTAERSFDEIIRVHIEDELGGRIPG
- the rsmB gene encoding 16S rRNA (cytosine(967)-C(5))-methyltransferase RsmB, translated to MADTHPPAGLGARRLALAVVEETLRVRRALDDVLAARAPAAALDARDLGLSRAIAVTGLRRLGTIRRALAERLEKPMRDPRVEALLVVGAAQILFLDVPDHAAVGTAVDLAREDPRLARAGGLVNAVLRRIAREREAILAEADADPFRDTPDWLAARWTAAYGEARAAAIARANRGEAALDLTVKADPEGWAERLGARLLPTGTLRIAARTPVPELPGYDEGAWWVQDAAAALPARLLAPRPGERIADLCAAPGGKTAQLATAGASVLAVDRSDKRLARLSENLARLGLAAETRAVDALALDEAELFDAVLLDAPCSSTGTLRRHPDVAWTKTAEDIVRLADLQQRLIDKAARLTKPGGRLVYCTCSLEPEEGEAQAAAFLTRHPGFVRDPLRPDEIGGAADLIDPQGDLRALPHLGLAPDAPGVDGFFAARFVRRA
- a CDS encoding methyl-accepting chemotaxis protein: MLAALKPRQANAADVDFRRMADALPSAVMLCEIASFDIVYANPRSVALLETIRHALPVDPQRIVGASLDVFHKAPERQRRMLADPKNLPHTARIELGAEHLALEITALHDARGRYRWAVLTWNVVTEAVERERQTQRLLTMIDDMPINVMTCDPQTYVIDYLNKASLATLKRIEAHLPIEADTVLGSSIDVFHKRPTHQHRMLSEPESTMPMSSNIKVGPETLNLKISAIRDAAGAYLGPMVTWSVITDNVRLAASVEEAVSAMARTSEDTGRSAESMANTAERAQSMAASVSAATEEMAASIAEIATQVTSASGMASATRTRAGDADGVVQTLAHEAADIGSITETIESIAAQTNLLALNATIEAARAGAAGRGFAVVAAEVKQLATQTAKATSEIRMRIEKIQGMTGDTVEAIKTIVSEIGSLSSISSQIAAAVEEQSAAVREINDHMSGVNDAARDTGGAADDVRRVAGDLDATAKRLTEEVARFLKTRD
- the trmD gene encoding tRNA (guanosine(37)-N1)-methyltransferase TrmD, yielding MSAPGERAAAPDAAPWRASVLTLYPEMFPGPLGLSLSGEALARGAWTLEARNIRDFGRGRHRSVDDTPAGGGPGMVIRADVLAEALDAAAPPDDPRPRLLMSPRGRPLRQDFVRELVAGPGALIVCGRFEGVDERVIEGRGLIEVSIGDYVLSGGEIAAMVLLDAVVRLLPGVMGAHASGEEESFEGGLLEYPHYTRPRDWEGRTIPDVLLSGNHAAIARWRRERARALTRARRPDLLPDDDASR